Proteins encoded by one window of Candidatus Odinarchaeum yellowstonii:
- a CDS encoding ACT domain-containing protein produces the protein MQEISIAEASRRVISNMPSVIDAIKLDILNYSSLAELIAGRVEKIIGRKAGVEAIKMALMRYSEDLKKDLSLTQDRVKKIIAGSVLELKNDLTLLTVKQSELSGKIDLLFKSIPNFRFLQLTQGTSTFNLIIDERGFDAVKKVVDVKGIMEVYRNQSAIILISPPEIIKTPGVVSHLLELLARNNINITQVISCHTDTVFLVDKKDALTTYRLLEDKIISMRNMI, from the coding sequence ATGCAAGAGATATCAATAGCGGAGGCTAGCAGACGCGTTATTTCAAATATGCCCTCGGTAATCGACGCGATTAAACTAGACATACTCAACTATTCATCGCTAGCAGAGCTGATAGCTGGAAGAGTGGAGAAGATTATAGGCAGAAAAGCTGGCGTTGAAGCTATTAAAATGGCGCTTATGAGGTATTCCGAAGACCTTAAAAAAGATCTAAGCTTAACTCAGGATCGGGTGAAAAAAATTATCGCCGGGAGCGTTCTAGAACTGAAAAATGATTTAACGCTCTTAACGGTTAAACAATCAGAGCTATCAGGTAAAATAGACCTGCTATTTAAATCAATTCCAAACTTCAGATTCCTGCAGCTTACACAGGGTACGAGCACCTTTAATCTTATAATAGATGAGAGAGGCTTTGACGCTGTCAAAAAAGTCGTGGATGTTAAAGGAATCATGGAAGTATATAGGAATCAATCCGCGATAATACTAATCAGCCCCCCTGAGATTATTAAAACCCCTGGAGTTGTATCACACCTATTAGAGTTACTGGCGAGAAATAATATTAACATAACACAGGTTATTTCATGCCACACTGACACTGTTTTTCTCGTAGATAAAAAAGACGCTCTCACCACTTATAGGTTACTAGAGGATAAGATTATTTCAATGCGCAACATGATATGA